The following proteins are encoded in a genomic region of Neomicrococcus aestuarii:
- a CDS encoding DAK2 domain-containing protein encodes MNKQKIFTGPVAVVSWLKKAVQELGNHSDRLDAINIYPVADGDTGSNMFNTARAMLGAVKDIPEAELTGMDLGALLKIASRAGMEQAHGNSGTLLAVFLSGFAEPLTGHPRLTGPALADALESGSVRAWSALSEPVPGTMLSVIQAAAKSAKKSLRETETDPSSRACLLHVMGAIYEDVLAAVLATETQLPELNDANVVDAGAVGMMLVLDSLSAVVVGEHVVESRYQPLHGYGVQDPHIHAEAIHEEGFEVMSTIELGALEAATLRAKLDSIGTSVIMSPMSSPSVGQELYRWRVHVHVTVAETAIECMRSVGEPTAITVTELSSVRHD; translated from the coding sequence ATGAATAAGCAAAAGATTTTCACCGGACCAGTCGCCGTCGTCTCGTGGCTCAAAAAAGCCGTCCAAGAGCTCGGCAATCACTCGGACCGGTTGGACGCCATCAACATTTACCCCGTGGCGGACGGTGACACAGGCTCCAACATGTTCAACACCGCTCGAGCCATGCTGGGTGCGGTCAAGGACATCCCTGAAGCCGAGCTCACCGGAATGGATCTTGGCGCGCTCCTGAAGATCGCCAGCCGGGCCGGCATGGAACAAGCCCACGGAAACTCCGGCACGCTCCTAGCAGTCTTTTTGTCCGGGTTCGCCGAACCTCTCACCGGTCACCCTCGCCTGACGGGACCGGCGCTTGCGGACGCCCTGGAATCGGGCAGCGTGAGGGCCTGGTCGGCGCTGTCCGAACCTGTGCCAGGAACCATGCTCTCGGTCATTCAGGCTGCTGCGAAGTCAGCCAAGAAGAGCTTGCGCGAAACCGAGACCGATCCTTCCAGCCGCGCCTGCCTTCTGCACGTGATGGGCGCTATCTATGAGGACGTGCTCGCGGCCGTCCTAGCCACAGAAACACAGTTGCCGGAGCTCAACGACGCAAACGTCGTGGACGCCGGAGCGGTAGGCATGATGCTGGTGTTGGATTCCCTCTCTGCGGTGGTAGTGGGCGAACACGTTGTGGAATCGCGCTATCAGCCCCTTCATGGCTATGGCGTCCAGGACCCGCACATTCATGCGGAAGCCATTCACGAAGAAGGCTTCGAAGTCATGAGCACCATTGAACTGGGTGCTTTGGAAGCTGCAACCCTTCGCGCCAAACTGGACTCGATCGGCACCTCAGTGATTATGAGCCCCATGAGCTCGCCGTCGGTCGGTCAAGAGCTGTACCGGTGGCGAGTCCACGTGCACGTCACTGTAGCCGAGACTGCCATTGAATGCATGCGCTCCGTGGGTGAACCCACCGCGATTACCGTGACCGAACTGTCCTCGGTGCGCCACGACTAA